The proteins below are encoded in one region of Homo sapiens chromosome 2, GRCh38.p14 Primary Assembly:
- the USP40 gene encoding ubiquitin carboxyl-terminal hydrolase 40 isoform 10 (isoform 10 is encoded by transcript variant 11) yields the protein MFGDLFEEEYSTVSNNQYGKGKKLKTKALEPPAPREFTNLSGIRNQGGTCYLNSLLQTLHFTPEFREALFSLGPEELGLFEDKDKPDAKKVTWPIPYG from the exons ATGTTTGGGGACCTGTTTGAAGAGGAGTATTCCACTGTGTCTAATAATCAGtatggaaaagggaagaaattaaAGACTAAAGCTTTGGAGCCACCTGCTCCTAGAGAATTCACCAATTTAAGCGGAATCAGAAATCAGGGTGGAACCTGTTACCTCAATTCCCTTCTTCAGACTCTTCATTTCACACCTGAATTCAGAG AAGCTCTATTTTCTCTTGGCCCAGAAGAGCTTGGTTTGTTTGAAGATAAGGATAAACCCGATGcaaag AAAGTGACTTGGCCTATACCCTATGGGTAA